A single region of the endosymbiont of Galathealinum brachiosum genome encodes:
- a CDS encoding RNA chaperone Hfq, with the protein MPKGQSLQEPFLNALRKERVPVSIYLVNGIKLQGQVESFDQFAVMLRNTVSQMVYKHAISTIVPARAIRWANTHDDDNGDSGSNGGGNM; encoded by the coding sequence ATGCCAAAAGGGCAATCATTACAAGAACCCTTCCTTAACGCGCTACGTAAAGAACGAGTTCCCGTATCTATCTATCTTGTAAATGGTATTAAGTTGCAGGGGCAGGTTGAGTCATTTGATCAATTTGCTGTTATGTTGCGTAATACAGTCAGCCAGATGGTATACAAACACGCTATTTCTACTATTGTGCCTGCAAGAGCGATTCGCTGGGCTAATACCCATGATGATGACAATGGGGACAGTGGGAGCAATGGCGGCGGTAATATGTAA
- a CDS encoding GTPase HflX, producing the protein MFDRPGIGEQAILVHLDLNAESQREYITEFKELALSAGATVRDIITSHRKTPDAKYFIGKGKAEEIAHLVEAEEIELVLFNHALSPSQERNLEALFQCRVLDRTGLILDIFSQRARTFEGKLQVELAQLKHLSTRLIRGWTHLERQKGGIGLRGPGETQLETDRRLLGMRIKQIKKRLEKVRKQREQGRMARRKAEVPTVAFVGYTNAGKSTLFNALTNAEVYVQDQLFATLDPTLRRLKIDNSSEIILADTVGFIRHLPHDLVDSFRSTLQETEQAHLLFHIIDASDDMRLDNIHAVETVLQEIGAMKVPQIQIMNKIDRLEIEPRIDRDEQGKVKRIWVSAIENQGLDLIHQVLAEHFKQDLVKGSLCLSPADGRVRALLYGINAVDDEKVDEQGQFVLQINIPRRDLLQMASRESVPEHLLLPDDYVAPLEDVY; encoded by the coding sequence TTGTTCGATCGTCCCGGTATTGGCGAGCAGGCCATACTTGTTCACCTTGATCTCAACGCGGAAAGTCAGCGCGAATATATAACTGAATTTAAAGAGCTTGCGTTATCTGCAGGTGCGACTGTGCGCGATATCATTACTTCGCACCGTAAAACACCGGACGCCAAATACTTTATAGGTAAGGGTAAAGCAGAAGAAATAGCGCATTTAGTTGAAGCGGAAGAAATAGAGCTGGTGTTATTTAACCATGCTCTTAGTCCATCACAGGAAAGAAACCTGGAGGCATTGTTTCAATGCCGGGTATTAGATCGAACCGGCTTAATATTAGATATTTTTTCCCAGCGGGCGCGTACCTTTGAAGGTAAGTTACAGGTTGAACTGGCTCAGTTAAAGCATTTATCTACCCGTTTAATTCGAGGCTGGACTCACCTCGAACGTCAGAAAGGGGGTATTGGTTTACGCGGACCGGGTGAAACCCAGCTGGAAACGGATCGTCGTTTACTGGGTATGCGTATCAAGCAAATTAAAAAGCGTCTGGAGAAAGTGCGTAAGCAACGTGAGCAGGGCAGAATGGCCCGGCGTAAAGCAGAAGTGCCTACCGTTGCGTTTGTTGGTTATACCAATGCGGGTAAATCAACCCTGTTCAATGCCCTGACAAATGCGGAAGTTTATGTACAGGATCAGCTGTTCGCTACACTGGATCCGACGTTAAGAAGACTCAAGATAGATAATAGCTCCGAGATCATTCTGGCAGATACGGTGGGGTTTATTCGTCATTTACCTCACGATCTGGTTGATTCATTTCGCTCTACTCTTCAGGAAACAGAGCAGGCTCATTTATTGTTTCATATTATTGATGCCTCGGATGATATGCGTCTGGACAATATTCATGCGGTGGAAACGGTGCTGCAGGAAATTGGTGCGATGAAAGTGCCTCAGATTCAGATCATGAATAAAATTGACCGGCTTGAGATTGAGCCTCGTATTGATCGTGATGAGCAGGGGAAGGTTAAACGAATCTGGGTGTCTGCTATTGAAAATCAGGGGCTGGATCTGATACATCAGGTACTAGCTGAGCACTTTAAGCAGGATCTGGTTAAAGGCTCGTTATGTCTGTCACCGGCCGATGGAAGGGTAAGAGCGCTGCTCTATGGTATAAATGCAGTTGATGACGAGAAGGTGGATGAACAGGGGCAGTTTGTTCTGCAAATTAATATACCCAGACGAGATCTTCTTCAAATGGCCAGTCGGGAGTCAGTGCCTGAGCATTTACTACTACCGGATGATTATGTGGCACCGCTAGAAGATGTCTATTAA
- a CDS encoding ATP phosphoribosyltransferase regulatory subunit, whose translation MSNTTSNNSWLLPQGIEEALPAETARLESLRRNILDIYSSWGYQLVMPPMIEFLDSLLTGTGHDLDLQTFKLIDQLTGRLMGVRADMTPQVARIDSHQLKNDAPNRLCYVGTVLRTLPDGFGSSRSPFQAGVELYGHGGIESDVEVLCLMVETLRASGINEISIDIGHVGIYRGLTKQAGFNDEQEATLFEMMQRKAIPEIQAYLNAQSIDKKVADMLNALPELHGGESCLQDAEKQFSNADVSVKDALSYLQQAVTKFKQRVGDVAIHFDLSELRGYHYHTGLLFAAYTPGEGQEVARGGRYDDIGEVFGRARPATGFSTDLKTLLNLSQQKVALTSNAIFAPADDDPDLWSAIQELRAQGEKVIQSLPGQKGGAKELGCDQELKLASGRWIVD comes from the coding sequence ATGAGTAACACAACATCAAATAATAGTTGGTTATTACCTCAGGGTATTGAAGAAGCCTTGCCTGCTGAAACTGCTCGTCTTGAAAGTTTGCGCAGAAATATACTCGATATATATTCAAGCTGGGGTTATCAGTTAGTGATGCCACCGATGATCGAGTTTCTTGATTCATTATTAACGGGTACGGGGCATGATCTTGATTTACAGACATTTAAATTAATCGATCAGTTAACCGGTCGTTTAATGGGTGTGCGAGCAGATATGACACCTCAGGTGGCACGTATAGATTCACACCAGTTAAAAAATGACGCACCGAATCGTCTTTGTTATGTAGGTACAGTATTGCGTACGCTACCAGATGGTTTTGGCAGCAGTCGTAGCCCGTTTCAGGCCGGTGTCGAATTATATGGTCACGGTGGAATAGAAAGTGATGTTGAAGTTTTATGCTTGATGGTAGAAACATTAAGGGCTTCTGGCATTAATGAAATATCAATTGATATTGGACATGTTGGTATCTATCGCGGCTTAACAAAGCAGGCTGGTTTTAATGACGAGCAGGAAGCAACTCTGTTTGAGATGATGCAGCGCAAGGCGATTCCTGAAATTCAGGCGTATCTTAATGCCCAGTCTATAGATAAGAAAGTGGCTGATATGTTAAATGCTTTGCCTGAGTTACATGGTGGTGAAAGTTGTTTACAGGACGCAGAAAAACAATTCTCAAATGCAGATGTTTCAGTTAAAGATGCGCTGAGTTATCTACAGCAGGCAGTTACAAAATTTAAACAGCGGGTTGGTGATGTTGCTATTCATTTTGACCTGTCTGAATTACGCGGTTATCACTATCACACAGGTTTATTGTTTGCAGCATATACACCGGGTGAAGGTCAGGAAGTGGCACGCGGTGGTCGTTATGATGATATCGGTGAAGTGTTTGGTCGAGCGAGACCTGCAACCGGTTTTAGTACCGATCTAAAAACGTTATTAAATTTATCACAGCAAAAAGTCGCATTAACATCAAATGCTATTTTTGCACCAGCTGATGATGACCCTGATTTATGGAGTGCGATACAGGAATTGCGTGCACAGGGTGAAAAAGTAATTCAATCTTTACCAGGTCAAAAAGGCGGAGCCAAAGAGCTTGGGTGTGATCAGGAGCTTAAACTGGCTTCTGGTAGATGGATTGTTGATTAA
- the hflC gene encoding protease modulator HflC, which produces MNKIIGIIVALVLIVAYTCTFFVDEREKAILLAFGKIDKVGYEPGIHFKLPFPFNEVKKLDGRVLTIDQRPVRFLTKEKQHMVVDSFVKWLIVDEAVYFTATSGGREQNAASLLYRMVDDGLRSEFAKRTVQEVIAQDRTKIMTVLTSNINAKAKELGIKVVDVRIKRIDFPEKISQNVYERMRTERERLARENRSQGEEAATRIRADADAQSQVLVAEAFRDSEIMRGEGDALSTEIYAKAYGRDRDFYRFYRSMEAYKRTFASKGDVMLIDPDSEFFKYFKSANGKSK; this is translated from the coding sequence ATGAATAAAATAATTGGCATTATTGTAGCCCTCGTATTAATCGTAGCTTATACCTGCACATTCTTTGTTGATGAGCGTGAAAAAGCAATTCTTCTGGCATTTGGTAAAATTGATAAAGTGGGTTATGAACCCGGTATTCACTTTAAATTACCATTTCCATTTAACGAAGTTAAAAAGCTGGATGGTCGTGTTTTAACGATTGACCAGCGTCCGGTGCGTTTCCTGACTAAAGAAAAGCAACACATGGTTGTTGATTCATTTGTTAAGTGGCTCATTGTTGATGAAGCAGTTTACTTTACGGCTACATCTGGTGGTCGTGAGCAAAATGCAGCTTCATTGCTTTACCGTATGGTGGATGATGGACTTCGTAGTGAGTTTGCCAAGCGTACCGTGCAGGAAGTAATTGCTCAGGACAGAACGAAAATAATGACTGTCTTGACCAGTAATATTAATGCAAAAGCAAAAGAGCTGGGTATTAAGGTTGTTGACGTAAGAATCAAGCGAATTGATTTTCCTGAAAAAATTAGCCAGAACGTATATGAACGTATGCGTACAGAACGTGAACGTTTAGCCCGTGAAAATCGCTCACAAGGTGAAGAAGCGGCTACTCGTATACGTGCAGATGCAGATGCTCAAAGTCAGGTTCTGGTAGCAGAAGCTTTCCGTGATTCTGAAATTATGCGCGGTGAAGGTGATGCGCTTTCTACTGAAATTTATGCAAAGGCTTATGGCCGTGATCGTGATTTTTATCGCTTCTACAGAAGTATGGAAGCGTATAAGAGAACTTTTGCGAGCAAGGGTGATGTAATGCTGATTGACCCGGATTCGGAATTCTTTAAATACTTTAAGAGCGCCAACGGTAAATCAAAGTAA
- a CDS encoding tRNA (adenosine(37)-N6)-dimethylallyltransferase MiaA: MTDLIIQRPTNAPTDSPTVIMIMGPTAAGKTELAIRCAEQFGCELISVDSALVYREMDIGTAKPSAEELARAPHKLIDIIDPSESYSAASFREDALSQIQSTISRGKTPVLVGGTMLYYKTLQEGLSELPAADESIRAQLEEDAKAFGWQVMHDRLKQIDPVSAERIHQNDPQRIQRALEVYEISGRTLTDFWQQQSSQSLPYNLVKIAFFPEDRDLLKQRIAMRFHQMLELGFIDEVKALRQRGDLNLEMPSMRCVGYRQVWEHLDGLMSYDEMTERAIIATRQLAKRQLTWLRKEKNANFYDVNQAIYLKILKKLKNLL; the protein is encoded by the coding sequence ATGACCGACCTAATCATCCAGCGCCCAACCAACGCCCCGACTGACAGCCCGACTGTCATCATGATAATGGGCCCAACCGCTGCAGGTAAAACCGAGTTGGCGATTCGGTGTGCAGAACAATTCGGTTGTGAACTGATCAGTGTTGATTCGGCACTGGTTTATCGTGAAATGGATATTGGTACGGCTAAACCCAGTGCTGAGGAACTTGCTCGAGCACCTCATAAACTCATTGATATTATTGACCCCTCTGAGTCTTATTCTGCAGCCAGCTTTCGCGAAGATGCATTAAGCCAAATACAGTCCACCATCAGCCGGGGTAAAACGCCGGTGCTGGTGGGCGGTACAATGCTCTATTACAAAACTTTACAGGAAGGTTTGTCAGAGTTACCTGCGGCTGATGAGAGTATTCGAGCCCAGCTGGAAGAGGATGCGAAAGCATTTGGCTGGCAGGTAATGCATGATCGTCTGAAACAAATTGACCCGGTTTCTGCTGAGCGCATTCATCAGAATGATCCTCAGCGTATACAGCGAGCCCTGGAAGTATATGAAATAAGCGGTCGGACTCTAACTGATTTCTGGCAACAACAAAGCTCACAGTCTCTACCTTATAATCTTGTGAAAATAGCCTTTTTTCCTGAAGATCGTGATTTATTAAAACAGCGTATAGCAATGCGTTTCCATCAAATGCTGGAACTGGGTTTTATCGATGAAGTCAAAGCATTAAGACAGCGGGGGGATTTAAATCTTGAAATGCCATCTATGCGTTGTGTGGGTTATCGTCAGGTCTGGGAGCACCTTGATGGTTTAATGTCATATGACGAAATGACGGAGCGAGCAATTATAGCAACCAGACAACTGGCAAAAAGACAGCTGACCTGGTTACGTAAAGAGAAAAATGCTAACTTTTATGATGTAAATCAGGCCATTTATCTAAAAATACTGAAAAAACTTAAAAATTTACTATGA
- a CDS encoding DNA mismatch repair endonuclease MutL, whose translation MSSRIQQMPNQLINQIAAGEVVERPASVVKELLENSLDAGSTKIEIDIEQGGTKLIRIRDNGQGIHKEDLALALSRHATSKIRNLDDLEHIKSLGFRGEALPSIASISRMSITSRQVNSDGFKVQGQDEQSAEVSPAAHNFGTTIEVRDLFYNVPARRKFLRTEKTEFNHLEDVVKRIALSHFNVEVSLSHNQRVIKHWRAANDQKSMEQRIAEVCGNAFIEQSQYMCFEAANLKLHGWIALPSFSRSQADMQYFFVNGRIIRDKLVTHAVRQAYQDVLYHGRHPAYVLFLQLDPAMVDVNAHPTKHEVRFREGRLVHDFLFRGIHKALADVRPEAINSGEPDSVSSELNNVNSVMTQPLQTSLSGISNYGGPTRQNSMSLEVNEQIRAYANLSSSNMSGALPANDSQQNSDELNEIPPLGFAIAQLHGIYILSQTANGMVIVDMHAAHERITYERMKQDMQQGELASQPLLVPISMSLSEKEANLAEEQTGIFTELGFELDRSGPESLRIRQIPVVLARADAESLVRDVLSDLLSYGSSERIRNEINHVLGTMACHGSVRANRSLTIPEMNALLRDMETTERSGQCNHGRPTWTEFSLDAIDKWFMRGQ comes from the coding sequence ATGTCCAGTCGTATCCAGCAAATGCCTAACCAGCTTATTAACCAGATTGCCGCGGGTGAAGTGGTTGAGCGCCCTGCATCAGTTGTTAAAGAGTTACTGGAAAATAGCCTGGATGCAGGTTCGACTAAAATTGAAATTGATATTGAACAGGGTGGCACCAAGTTAATTCGTATTCGTGATAATGGTCAGGGTATTCATAAAGAAGACCTGGCACTGGCTTTATCTCGCCATGCCACAAGTAAAATTCGTAATCTTGATGATTTAGAGCATATAAAAAGCCTGGGTTTCAGAGGTGAAGCTCTACCCAGCATTGCATCGATTAGTCGAATGAGTATTACGTCTCGTCAGGTCAATTCAGATGGGTTCAAAGTTCAGGGTCAGGATGAGCAAAGTGCTGAAGTCTCACCCGCAGCACATAACTTTGGTACGACGATTGAAGTACGTGACCTGTTTTATAATGTACCCGCAAGACGTAAGTTTTTACGTACAGAAAAAACCGAATTTAATCATCTTGAAGATGTTGTTAAACGGATAGCGCTAAGTCATTTTAATGTTGAAGTGAGTCTAAGTCACAATCAACGAGTTATTAAACACTGGCGTGCGGCTAATGATCAGAAGTCGATGGAGCAGCGTATTGCTGAAGTATGTGGCAATGCGTTTATCGAACAGTCGCAATATATGTGTTTTGAAGCGGCTAATCTGAAATTACATGGCTGGATCGCTTTGCCCAGTTTTTCCCGTTCACAGGCCGACATGCAGTACTTCTTTGTAAACGGTCGTATTATTCGTGACAAACTGGTTACTCATGCAGTGCGTCAGGCATATCAGGATGTTCTTTATCACGGTCGCCATCCGGCGTATGTCTTATTTTTACAGCTTGATCCTGCCATGGTCGATGTGAATGCACATCCAACTAAACATGAAGTGCGGTTTAGAGAAGGGCGTCTGGTTCATGATTTTCTGTTTAGGGGGATTCATAAAGCACTGGCTGACGTGCGTCCAGAGGCTATTAATTCAGGGGAGCCTGATTCTGTTTCCAGTGAGTTAAATAATGTAAATTCAGTTATGACTCAACCTTTGCAAACATCACTTTCCGGTATTTCAAATTATGGCGGGCCAACTCGTCAAAATAGCATGTCGTTAGAGGTTAATGAGCAGATCCGGGCTTATGCAAATCTATCCAGTTCTAATATGTCAGGTGCTTTGCCTGCTAATGACTCACAACAGAACTCAGATGAATTAAATGAGATTCCACCTCTGGGTTTTGCGATTGCACAATTACACGGCATTTATATCTTGTCACAAACGGCAAATGGAATGGTGATTGTTGATATGCACGCCGCTCATGAGCGTATTACGTATGAGCGTATGAAGCAGGATATGCAACAGGGTGAACTGGCTTCACAGCCGTTGCTGGTGCCAATTAGCATGAGCCTGAGTGAGAAAGAAGCGAATTTAGCTGAAGAGCAAACAGGTATATTTACCGAGCTGGGTTTTGAGTTAGATCGTAGTGGGCCAGAATCTCTGCGTATTCGTCAAATTCCTGTTGTTTTAGCTCGAGCAGATGCTGAATCGCTGGTAAGAGATGTATTATCTGACTTATTAAGTTATGGCAGCTCGGAGCGTATTCGAAATGAAATTAATCATGTGCTTGGTACCATGGCCTGTCATGGTTCAGTGAGAGCCAATAGAAGTTTAACCATTCCAGAAATGAATGCATTGTTAAGAGATATGGAAACAACGGAGCGTAGCGGACAATGTAATCATGGCCGTCCGACCTGGACAGAATTTAGCTTAGATGCCATAGATAAATGGTTTATGAGGGGGCAGTGA
- the hflK gene encoding FtsH protease activity modulator HflK: MAWNEPGGNKNKDPWGNRGGNDGPPDLDEVFKKFMDKLNGILGSSGGSGRGTSSGSSKGGIIALVVIAAIIWLATGLYKIAEAERGVVLTFGKHSYTVESGLHWHIPAPIQQVLKVDVSNIHEYSLKGTMLTQDQNIIDIEITVQYQVGNAEDYFFEMRSPVRTLGEATESALRQHVGRSTMDYVFGDGREDIAISTQETTQQILDSYKSGLQILRVNMQEAKPPEAVKASFDDVTKSVEDEDKLKNQAEAYRNEILPTARGESARMLEQAKAYKQEVVARAEGEAKRFTSLYKEYRKAPAVTRDRMYIETVEAVLSQSSKIMVDVEGGNNMIYLPLDKMLQNSDVSGNAVKRAGRLIDNTRSSNFDNTDFTNRSSRSREAR, encoded by the coding sequence ATGGCTTGGAATGAGCCCGGTGGAAACAAGAATAAAGACCCATGGGGTAACCGTGGTGGTAACGATGGTCCGCCAGACCTTGATGAAGTGTTCAAAAAGTTCATGGATAAACTTAATGGTATATTAGGTAGTTCAGGTGGTTCTGGTCGCGGCACCTCTTCAGGTAGTAGCAAGGGTGGAATCATTGCATTAGTCGTCATTGCAGCGATCATCTGGTTAGCTACAGGTCTTTACAAGATTGCAGAGGCTGAGCGGGGTGTAGTATTAACATTCGGCAAGCACTCTTATACGGTTGAGTCTGGTCTGCACTGGCATATTCCAGCTCCGATACAGCAGGTACTTAAGGTGGATGTGAGTAATATTCACGAATATTCACTTAAGGGCACAATGCTGACTCAGGATCAGAATATCATTGATATTGAAATCACCGTGCAATATCAGGTAGGTAATGCTGAAGATTATTTCTTCGAAATGCGTAGCCCGGTTCGAACTCTTGGAGAAGCGACTGAAAGTGCATTACGTCAACACGTAGGCCGTAGCACCATGGATTATGTGTTTGGTGATGGTCGTGAAGATATCGCGATCAGCACACAGGAAACCACTCAGCAGATCCTTGATAGTTATAAATCAGGTTTACAGATTCTTCGTGTAAACATGCAGGAAGCAAAACCACCTGAAGCGGTTAAAGCCTCATTTGATGATGTAACCAAATCTGTGGAAGACGAAGACAAGTTAAAGAATCAGGCAGAAGCTTATCGTAATGAAATTTTACCTACCGCTCGTGGTGAATCTGCAAGAATGTTAGAACAGGCTAAAGCCTATAAGCAGGAAGTAGTTGCTCGTGCAGAAGGTGAAGCTAAACGTTTCACAAGCCTTTACAAAGAATATCGTAAAGCGCCTGCTGTTACCCGTGACCGTATGTATATAGAAACGGTTGAAGCAGTTTTATCTCAGTCCAGTAAAATTATGGTGGATGTTGAAGGTGGAAATAATATGATTTATTTACCACTGGATAAGATGTTACAAAATAGTGATGTCAGTGGAAATGCGGTGAAGAGAGCTGGTCGTTTAATTGATAATACACGTAGTAGTAATTTTGATAACACTGACTTTACAAACCGTTCGTCACGCTCAAGGGAGGCAAGATAA
- a CDS encoding DUF2065 domain-containing protein, giving the protein MIAWNELLSALALVLVIEGIMPFISPKGWRDTMLQASRLEDKTLRTIGFASMLIGVVFLYLMR; this is encoded by the coding sequence ATGATAGCCTGGAACGAACTGCTTAGCGCGTTGGCACTGGTGTTAGTAATAGAAGGTATAATGCCTTTCATTAGTCCGAAAGGCTGGCGAGATACTATGTTACAGGCCAGCAGGTTAGAAGATAAAACACTGCGAACAATTGGTTTTGCCAGTATGTTGATAGGCGTAGTGTTTTTATATTTAATGCGTTAG
- a CDS encoding adenylosuccinate synthase, translated as MGKNVVVLGSQWGDEGKGKIVDLLTDRASAVVRFQGGHNAGHTLVIGDKTTVLHLVPSGILRDNVMCLIGNGVVLSPSALFEEMNMLEAEGIPASQRLKISEACPLIMPYHIALDQAREIARGKKAIGTTGRGIGPAYEDKVSRRGLRVGDLLNMETFEEKLKGVMEYHNFALVNYFKAEAVDYQTVLDEITGMRDKIVSMIADIPAMLHNLRKDGANIMFEGAQGTLLDIDQGTYPYVTSSNCTAGGACTGSGVGPCDLDYILGITKAYTTRVGAGPFPTELFDDIGQYLGEKGHEFGATTGRERRCGWFDGVAMRRSAQVNSITGLCITKLDVLDGLEKLMICTSYNYNGESLELPPVGADAIEKCEAVYEEMPGWSESTAGVQNRDELPQNALNYLKRLEEVVGIPVDIISTGPERDETIVLRNPYE; from the coding sequence ATGGGTAAGAATGTAGTTGTACTAGGAAGCCAATGGGGCGATGAAGGTAAAGGCAAAATTGTTGATTTGCTAACTGATCGCGCATCTGCGGTAGTTCGTTTTCAAGGCGGCCATAATGCGGGTCACACACTGGTAATCGGCGATAAAACAACCGTTTTACATTTAGTACCGTCAGGTATTTTACGTGACAATGTAATGTGTTTAATTGGTAATGGTGTGGTGTTATCACCTTCAGCATTATTTGAAGAAATGAACATGTTAGAAGCAGAAGGTATTCCTGCTAGTCAGCGATTGAAAATTTCAGAAGCCTGCCCTCTGATTATGCCGTATCACATTGCATTAGATCAGGCGCGTGAAATCGCCCGTGGTAAAAAAGCTATCGGTACTACCGGTCGTGGTATTGGCCCCGCATATGAAGATAAGGTTTCCCGTCGTGGTTTACGCGTAGGTGACTTATTAAATATGGAAACATTTGAAGAAAAATTAAAAGGTGTAATGGAGTATCACAACTTTGCACTGGTTAATTATTTCAAAGCAGAAGCGGTTGATTACCAGACGGTATTAGATGAAATCACGGGTATGCGTGACAAGATCGTTTCTATGATTGCTGATATTCCTGCAATGTTACATAACCTGCGTAAAGATGGCGCAAACATCATGTTTGAAGGTGCGCAGGGTACATTGTTAGATATCGATCAGGGTACCTACCCATATGTAACATCATCAAACTGTACTGCGGGTGGTGCATGTACTGGTTCTGGTGTTGGCCCATGTGATCTGGATTATATTTTAGGTATTACTAAAGCTTACACGACACGTGTTGGTGCAGGTCCATTCCCGACAGAGTTATTTGATGATATTGGTCAGTACCTGGGTGAAAAAGGTCATGAGTTTGGAGCAACAACTGGACGTGAGCGTCGTTGCGGCTGGTTCGATGGTGTAGCAATGCGTCGTTCTGCACAGGTTAATAGTATTACCGGTTTATGTATTACAAAACTGGATGTACTGGATGGTCTTGAAAAATTGATGATTTGTACTTCATATAATTACAATGGTGAATCTTTAGAGTTACCACCTGTAGGTGCTGATGCCATTGAAAAATGCGAAGCGGTTTATGAAGAAATGCCTGGTTGGTCTGAATCTACCGCTGGTGTACAAAATAGAGATGAACTTCCACAAAATGCACTTAATTATCTAAAGCGTTTAGAAGAAGTTGTTGGTATTCCTGTTGATATTATTTCAACCGGACCAGAGCGTGATGAAACAATTGTTCTGCGTAATCCGTACGAATAA